ACCGCCCATTTCGGCCCGGGTCCGCCGGATATACCTCAGCTCCCGCAAACGGTCCCCCCGCCCCGCTGGCATCGGCATACGCAGCAAGACCCGGGCGCTGATTGAAAGCGCCGATCTGATCTGTTATCCCTTCGGCAGTTTTTACTCCAGCCTCGTCGCGAATCTGCTACCGGAAGGTGTCGGGGCCGCCATCGCCCGGGTTGATTGCCCCAAGGTTTTTGTCCCCAACACCTTTGAAGACCCGGAGCAGCTTGGGATGAGTCTTGAAGATCAGGTGAATTGTCTGGTCGAGTATCTGCGCCGGGATGATCCGGGTACGATCAAACCGGAAAATGTCCTGAATTTTGTGTTGCTGGACCGGAAAAATGCCGCCTATCCCGGAACCGCGAAAACCAGTTCTTTTTTCAGACGTGCCGTTCAGGTGATCGACACGCAACTGGTTACGGACCGGACCAGACCGAAAGTGGATCCGCTGCTGCTGATCGAAAGACTGTTGTCTTTCACGTAGGAAGCTGCGGGAGATGGGCCAACTTCAATTACGCCAAGGAGGATGTGTGATGCAGAAAAAACCCGCCGGCCTGAAAAAAGCAGCGCCGGCAAAGGCAAAGAGCAGAAGAAGCGTGGAACCTGTTCGCAAGAACAAAACCGCGAATCCGAAAAAAACCGTCGCGGTGGAAAAGCGCGACAATTCTGGTGCGGAGGATGTAATGAAGAAAAAGTCTGTCAGCATGGAAAAAGTCATGGCCCTGAAGGATGTAATCCAGTTTCTGGAAAAGCTGACCGCCGGATTTGTGGCGGGCAGGGTCGTCGTTGAGGATGATTCCCAGCAGGTATGCCTGAACCCGCTGGAACCGGTCAAGGTGGAAGTCGAGGCCAAGCAGAAGAAAGACAAGGGCAAAATCTCCATCGAAATCGGATGGCGACTGCCGAAACCCATCATGGAAGATACCGGCCGGGAGGAGCTTTCACCGGAACCGGCCGAAACCAAGGGGGATACCGGATCGGGCAAATCTTCCGGCCAGCCGTAGGCCGTAGATCGTGTCCATCAGAAACTCGAGCAGACCCGCCCTTATGCCATGGGAAGACCCACCGGCGTGTGCCATGTGACGTGCAAGTAGTGAAGGGGGAAGCTGACATGATTCAACATCTGATCATCGGCGGTAGCGACGCCGGCATCAGCGCGGCATTGCGGATGAAGGAGATCGACCCGAAGGCTGCGGTTACGTTGATGGTTGCCGACGCTTTTCCCAACTTCAGCATTTGCGGGTTACCGTTTTACCTGAGTGGTGAGGTGCCGGATTGGAGCACTCTGGCCCATCGCACCGTGGAGGAGATTACAAAGCACAATATCGACCTGCTGCTCGATCACCAGGCGCTTATCATCGATCCGCGAGCCAAGCTGGTGCAAGTTCGTTCGTCCAATGGAAACCATCGTCTGATCGGCTACGACAAACTCCTGATCGCCACCGGTGCGGAATCAATCAAGCCGCCCATCGAAGGATTGGAAAATCCCGGCGTCTTTTTCCTGCGCTGGGTCGATGACAGCTTCGCAATCAAACGGTTCATGGACCAACAGCACCCCAAACAGGCCGTGATCATCGGCGGCGGCTACATTGGCCTGGAAATGGCCGATGCCCTGACCCACCAAGGGATGACGGTCACCCTGTTGGAATTCGCTCCCGAACTGCTGACGACGCTGGACCCGGCCCTTGGGGGGTTAGTCAGGGCCGAGCTGAAATCCAAGGGGGTGCGGGTGATCACGGGGCAAGCGGTTCAGCGCATCTCGCGAAATGATAAAAAGCTGATGGTTCATGCCGCGTCCGGCGAGACCGAATCAGCCGATATGGTGCTGGTGGCGGCTGGTGCCAGGCCCTCAACCGAACTGGCCCAAACAGCCGGCATCGGTCTTGGGGTCGGAAAAGCAATCCAGGTGGACAGGAACATGGCCACACCAGAGGAGGATATCTGGGCCGCTGGAGATTGCGTCCAGACCTGGCACCGTGTGCTGGAACGTTATGTCTATATGCCGCTGGGCACCACGGCTCACAAGCAAGGCCGGGTGGCCGGGGAGAACATGCTGGGTGGCGTTTGCCAATTTCAGGGCAGCCTAGGCACCCAGGTGGTTAAAGTCCTTGACCGGGTGGCGGCAAGAACCGGTCTGCGAGATAAGGAAGCGGCCGAAGCCGGTTTTAAACCGTTGACCGTGTCGCTGACCTCCTGGGACCATAAGGTGTACTATCCCGGGGCAAAGGAACTGCACATCCGCCTGACCGGGGATCGTTCCACCGGGCGTCTTCTCGGCGCCCAACTGGTGGGCCATCGGGTATCCGAGGTCTCCAAGCGGCTCGACATCGTTGCCGCCGCCCTTTATAACGGCATGGCCGTAAAAGAGATTTGCGACCTGGATCTTTCCTACACGCCGCCGCTGTCGTCTCCTTGGGACCCGGTACAAATGGCGGCTATGGAATGGTGTTTGAAACGTTAAGGACCATATCGTGGCGCTTACAATGGAAAGATATTGAGACTGGTCGACTGTTTGATAGGTTTCCCCTGGCCTGCGGTCCAACCGGGTTGCATCTGCCGGTTTATGGCACCTGAGGATTTGGCA
This genomic stretch from Thermodesulfobacteriota bacterium harbors:
- a CDS encoding amphi-Trp domain-containing protein; this translates as MQKKPAGLKKAAPAKAKSRRSVEPVRKNKTANPKKTVAVEKRDNSGAEDVMKKKSVSMEKVMALKDVIQFLEKLTAGFVAGRVVVEDDSQQVCLNPLEPVKVEVEAKQKKDKGKISIEIGWRLPKPIMEDTGREELSPEPAETKGDTGSGKSSGQP
- a CDS encoding FAD-dependent oxidoreductase, producing the protein MIQHLIIGGSDAGISAALRMKEIDPKAAVTLMVADAFPNFSICGLPFYLSGEVPDWSTLAHRTVEEITKHNIDLLLDHQALIIDPRAKLVQVRSSNGNHRLIGYDKLLIATGAESIKPPIEGLENPGVFFLRWVDDSFAIKRFMDQQHPKQAVIIGGGYIGLEMADALTHQGMTVTLLEFAPELLTTLDPALGGLVRAELKSKGVRVITGQAVQRISRNDKKLMVHAASGETESADMVLVAAGARPSTELAQTAGIGLGVGKAIQVDRNMATPEEDIWAAGDCVQTWHRVLERYVYMPLGTTAHKQGRVAGENMLGGVCQFQGSLGTQVVKVLDRVAARTGLRDKEAAEAGFKPLTVSLTSWDHKVYYPGAKELHIRLTGDRSTGRLLGAQLVGHRVSEVSKRLDIVAAALYNGMAVKEICDLDLSYTPPLSSPWDPVQMAAMEWCLKR